In Pedobacter heparinus DSM 2366, the following are encoded in one genomic region:
- a CDS encoding O-acetylhomoserine aminocarboxypropyltransferase/cysteine synthase family protein, giving the protein MSASHKFETLQVHAGQEIDPTTGSRAVPIYQTTSYGFKNSEHGANLFALKEFGNIYTRIMNPTTDVFEKRVAALEGGVAALAVASGQAAQFIALNNILEAGDNFVSSSHLYGGSYNQFKVAFKRLGIEVKFANGDDPSDFEAKIDANTKALYVESIGNPAYSIIDFEKLAAIANKHDLPLIVDNTFGAAGYLFKPLEHGAHIVVQSATKWIGGHGTSIGGVIVDGGNYNWGNGKFKQFTEPSEGYHGLVFNDVFGIGGPFGNIQFIIRARVEGLRDFGPAIAPINSFLLLQGLETLSLRVQRHVDNTLALATWLENHEAVKSVSYPGLESSPYHANAKKYLQNGFGAVLSFELKGDKEQATALVDSLKLVSHLANVGDAKTLIIQPSATTHQQLSEDEQIAAGVKPNQLRVSVGIEHIDDIKADFEQAFASIKK; this is encoded by the coding sequence ATGTCAGCTTCTCATAAATTCGAAACACTACAAGTACATGCAGGCCAGGAAATTGATCCTACAACAGGCTCAAGGGCCGTTCCAATATATCAAACGACTTCTTACGGCTTCAAAAACTCCGAACATGGTGCAAACCTTTTCGCTTTAAAAGAATTCGGGAACATTTACACCCGTATCATGAACCCTACTACAGATGTGTTTGAAAAAAGGGTGGCCGCACTGGAAGGTGGTGTAGCAGCCCTTGCCGTAGCATCGGGACAGGCCGCACAGTTCATCGCTTTAAACAACATTTTAGAGGCAGGAGATAATTTTGTATCCTCATCCCATCTGTACGGAGGTTCGTATAACCAGTTTAAAGTTGCCTTTAAGCGTTTGGGCATTGAAGTTAAATTTGCCAATGGCGATGATCCTTCAGATTTTGAAGCCAAAATAGACGCCAATACCAAAGCTTTGTATGTAGAAAGTATCGGTAACCCGGCCTATAGCATCATCGATTTCGAAAAATTAGCTGCTATTGCCAATAAACACGACCTGCCCCTGATTGTAGACAATACTTTTGGTGCAGCCGGTTATCTGTTTAAGCCCCTGGAACATGGTGCGCATATTGTGGTACAATCGGCCACCAAATGGATTGGCGGACACGGGACCAGTATAGGTGGGGTAATTGTAGACGGCGGAAACTACAATTGGGGAAATGGTAAATTTAAACAGTTTACAGAGCCTTCTGAAGGTTACCATGGCCTTGTTTTTAACGATGTATTCGGAATAGGCGGCCCATTTGGTAACATACAGTTTATCATTCGTGCGCGTGTAGAAGGATTAAGGGATTTTGGTCCGGCCATTGCGCCAATCAACTCTTTCCTCTTGTTACAGGGTTTAGAAACCTTATCCCTTCGTGTGCAGCGCCATGTAGACAATACGCTGGCCCTGGCCACCTGGCTGGAAAACCATGAAGCAGTAAAAAGTGTAAGCTACCCGGGTCTGGAAAGCAGCCCTTATCATGCCAATGCTAAAAAGTATTTGCAAAATGGTTTTGGTGCAGTATTGTCATTTGAACTAAAAGGAGATAAAGAACAGGCTACAGCTCTGGTAGACAGCCTTAAACTGGTAAGCCACCTGGCCAATGTTGGCGATGCAAAAACCCTGATCATCCAGCCTTCGGCTACCACCCATCAGCAACTGAGCGAGGACGAACAAATTGCTGCCGGGGTTAAGCCCAATCAGTTAAGGGTATCGGTTGGTATAGAGCATATAGACGATATCAAAGCAGATTTTGAACAGGCCTTTGCCAGTATCAAAAAATAA
- a CDS encoding trans-sulfuration enzyme family protein, with translation MRAETLAIHAGNLYEPHTKDVTAPINLSTTFLRDADGGYSGGHMYSRMSNPNRAALEKTMAELEKGADACAFSSGNTAGMSVFQALKPGSHILAPDDMYWGFKRQLQSIFADTIEIDFIDLTNPDLIGGHIRKNTVMIWVETPSNPLLKITDIAAIAQIARSKGLILACDSTFASPCLQNPIALGANIVMHSSTKYIGGHSDVLGGVLVTAEKDELWEKIRNIQQVGGAVPSPFDCFLLSRSIKTLAYRMRGHCENGMALALYLEKHPVVEAVFYPGLPTHPGHETARQQMTGFGGMLSILIKGGADEARRVVNKMKLFAQATSLGGVESLIEHRASIEGPDTKTPQNLIRISAGLEHIDDLIADFEQALS, from the coding sequence ATGAGAGCAGAAACATTGGCCATACATGCTGGAAATTTATATGAACCCCATACAAAAGATGTTACAGCACCGATAAATTTATCTACAACTTTTTTAAGGGACGCTGACGGTGGATACTCTGGTGGACATATGTATAGCAGAATGAGTAACCCCAACCGTGCTGCATTGGAAAAAACAATGGCAGAGCTGGAAAAGGGTGCGGATGCCTGTGCTTTTTCATCAGGCAATACTGCCGGAATGAGTGTTTTTCAGGCTTTAAAACCGGGCAGTCACATTCTGGCACCGGACGACATGTACTGGGGTTTTAAAAGACAGTTACAAAGCATATTTGCCGATACCATTGAGATCGACTTTATCGATTTGACAAACCCGGACCTGATTGGCGGGCACATCAGGAAAAACACAGTGATGATCTGGGTAGAAACCCCATCGAACCCCCTGCTGAAGATTACCGACATTGCTGCGATTGCACAAATCGCCAGATCAAAGGGGTTGATACTGGCCTGCGACAGTACCTTTGCTTCGCCATGCCTGCAAAACCCGATCGCACTGGGCGCTAATATTGTGATGCATTCTTCAACCAAATACATAGGCGGACATAGCGATGTGCTGGGCGGCGTACTCGTTACCGCAGAAAAAGATGAACTCTGGGAGAAAATCAGGAACATACAGCAGGTAGGTGGCGCAGTACCTTCGCCCTTTGATTGCTTTTTATTGAGCAGGAGCATCAAAACACTAGCCTACCGCATGCGGGGGCATTGCGAAAACGGAATGGCCCTGGCCCTTTACCTGGAAAAACATCCTGTTGTTGAAGCCGTATTTTATCCTGGACTGCCCACACATCCAGGTCATGAAACCGCCAGACAACAGATGACTGGTTTTGGAGGTATGCTGTCCATCCTGATCAAAGGTGGAGCAGATGAAGCGAGACGGGTTGTAAACAAAATGAAGCTGTTTGCTCAGGCGACAAGTTTGGGCGGGGTAGAAAGTTTAATTGAACACCGGGCCTCGATAGAAGGTCCTGACACCAAAACACCACAAAATTTAATTCGGATATCAGCTGGACTGGAACATATTGATGACTTAATTGCTGATTTTGAACAGGCTTTATCTTAA
- a CDS encoding lipocalin family protein produces MKRIFLIAAIFCSALMVLQGCSPKGAATTQPLKRGNITGNWVLNDITFEGIPQSSVKSLFGEGSYTCFVGSTWRLTNSGNGSYSLPGGTGCAAKTQTIYWSASTKEDTFQFKKIYEGDKPKNVTEGYRMLLASTNGENMVIKTPVEYGSATAYIVLNFNKAAK; encoded by the coding sequence ATGAAAAGAATATTCCTGATAGCAGCCATTTTTTGCAGTGCATTAATGGTATTGCAAGGCTGTTCACCAAAAGGTGCAGCCACTACACAACCTTTAAAAAGAGGTAACATTACAGGTAACTGGGTGTTAAATGACATTACTTTTGAAGGAATCCCTCAATCTTCCGTAAAATCCTTGTTCGGAGAAGGTTCCTACACTTGTTTTGTAGGCAGTACATGGCGGTTAACCAATAGTGGCAATGGTAGTTATAGCTTGCCGGGTGGAACAGGCTGTGCCGCTAAAACACAAACCATTTACTGGTCGGCCAGCACAAAAGAGGACACTTTCCAGTTTAAAAAAATATACGAAGGTGATAAGCCTAAAAATGTAACAGAAGGCTACAGGATGTTACTGGCCTCAACCAATGGCGAAAATATGGTGATCAAAACACCGGTTGAATATGGCAGTGCAACAGCTTACATTGTGCTGAATTTTAATAAAGCTGCAAAATAA
- a CDS encoding NIPSNAP family protein, whose translation MPKLITIFIGILLPVTQLLANAPDKDFYQIRIYHLKNAEQEKTVDDFLKLAYLPALHRAGIAKVGVFKPVRTDDPQAEKLIYVFIPFRSYQQFSSLENVLEKDNKLKEDGKAYLDALHTAAPYERMENILLTAFEGHRNLKMPNLSSAKAERIYELRSYESPTEKRAKNKIEMFNKGDEIGLFKRLNFNAVFYAEVIAGSRMPNLMYLTTFENKADRDEHWKTFGKDEQWQKLKNMPEYQNNVSKNDTRFLYPVDYSDI comes from the coding sequence ATGCCTAAACTTATCACTATTTTCATTGGTATACTCCTGCCGGTAACCCAGCTTCTTGCCAATGCACCTGACAAAGATTTTTATCAGATCAGGATTTATCATCTGAAAAACGCGGAGCAGGAAAAAACCGTAGATGATTTTCTAAAACTGGCTTACCTTCCTGCGCTACATCGTGCAGGCATTGCTAAAGTTGGTGTTTTTAAACCCGTCCGGACAGATGATCCCCAGGCCGAAAAACTGATCTATGTATTTATTCCCTTTCGTTCCTACCAGCAGTTTTCCAGCCTGGAAAATGTATTGGAAAAGGACAATAAATTGAAGGAAGACGGGAAAGCCTATCTCGATGCCTTACATACGGCCGCGCCTTATGAAAGGATGGAAAATATATTGTTAACTGCTTTTGAAGGACATCGGAATCTTAAAATGCCAAATTTGTCTTCAGCAAAAGCAGAACGCATTTACGAACTGCGCAGCTATGAAAGCCCGACCGAAAAGCGCGCTAAGAACAAAATAGAAATGTTTAATAAAGGAGATGAAATAGGCTTATTTAAACGTCTGAATTTCAATGCCGTTTTTTATGCTGAGGTGATTGCAGGCAGCCGAATGCCCAACCTTATGTATCTGACCACCTTTGAAAATAAAGCAGACAGGGACGAACACTGGAAGACCTTCGGAAAAGATGAGCAATGGCAAAAACTAAAAAACATGCCGGAATATCAGAACAATGTATCCAAAAACGACACCCGGTTCTTATATCCTGTTGATTATTCGGATATATAA
- a CDS encoding DUF6965 family protein, with the protein MTIEELEAHFSGIDLPQSINLCPGTRINDVAHCVQTHLVVLKIHGNVRPFECFYDRLIKIKEIIETNHA; encoded by the coding sequence ATGACAATTGAAGAACTAGAAGCCCATTTTTCAGGAATAGATTTACCCCAATCGATAAACCTTTGTCCAGGTACCAGAATAAATGATGTTGCCCATTGTGTACAAACCCACCTGGTAGTTTTAAAGATACACGGTAATGTAAGGCCCTTTGAATGCTTTTATGACCGTCTGATCAAAATCAAAGAAATTATAGAAACCAACCATGCCTAA
- the mqnE gene encoding aminofutalosine synthase MqnE: MDTTSKLALILADADLPAALKAIALKVQNQERITFDEGVYLYENAELGYLGVLANYIREQKHGDNTYFNRNFHIEPTNVCVYDCKFCSYSRLIKQKEEGWEMSVDGMMEVLKKYDHEPVTEVHITGGVVPKQNLEFYSDFFRRAKAHRPELHIKALTPVEYYYIFKKAKLSHYDGMKYMQEAGLDSMPGGGAEIFHPEVREKIAHDKCNAEQWLDIHEQAHKLGMKTNATMLYGHIEQFWHRVDHMERLRRQQDKTGGFQAFIPLKFRNQHNQMDHVPEVSVIEDLRNYAIARIYMDNFDHIKAYWAMISRQTAQLSLNFGVDDIDGTLDDTTKIYSMAGAEEQHPAMSTRDLVDLIKQVKRKPIERDTLYNVVTDYSQVTFEDEVKPQYYKLPVIN, translated from the coding sequence ATGGATACTACTTCAAAACTTGCATTGATCTTAGCAGATGCTGATCTTCCGGCAGCACTCAAAGCAATTGCCCTAAAAGTTCAGAACCAGGAAAGGATTACCTTTGATGAGGGCGTTTACCTGTATGAAAATGCGGAACTGGGCTATCTGGGTGTTTTAGCCAATTACATCAGGGAACAAAAGCACGGCGACAATACCTATTTCAACCGGAATTTTCATATAGAACCTACGAATGTTTGCGTGTACGATTGTAAATTCTGCTCTTACTCCCGTCTGATCAAACAGAAAGAAGAAGGTTGGGAAATGAGTGTGGACGGTATGATGGAGGTATTGAAGAAATATGACCATGAACCCGTAACAGAGGTGCACATTACCGGCGGGGTAGTGCCTAAACAGAACCTTGAATTTTACAGCGATTTTTTCAGAAGGGCAAAAGCACACCGCCCGGAGCTGCACATCAAGGCATTAACTCCTGTTGAGTATTATTATATCTTTAAAAAGGCGAAACTGAGCCATTATGACGGGATGAAATACATGCAGGAAGCCGGTTTGGATTCCATGCCCGGCGGTGGGGCAGAGATCTTTCATCCGGAAGTACGGGAAAAAATTGCACACGATAAATGCAATGCCGAGCAATGGCTCGATATTCACGAACAGGCGCATAAACTGGGCATGAAAACAAATGCTACCATGCTTTATGGTCATATAGAGCAATTCTGGCACAGGGTAGACCATATGGAGCGTTTGCGCCGGCAACAGGACAAGACCGGAGGCTTTCAGGCTTTTATTCCGCTTAAATTCAGGAACCAGCACAACCAGATGGACCATGTTCCGGAGGTTTCGGTGATAGAAGATTTGCGAAATTATGCCATTGCCCGTATTTACATGGATAATTTTGACCACATTAAAGCCTATTGGGCAATGATCAGCAGGCAAACCGCGCAGTTGTCGCTAAACTTTGGTGTTGATGATATAGATGGTACTTTAGACGATACGACCAAGATCTATTCTATGGCAGGTGCAGAGGAACAACACCCGGCAATGAGTACCCGCGACCTGGTCGACCTCATCAAACAGGTAAAACGGAAACCAATAGAAAGGGATACACTGTATAACGTAGTAACGGATTACAGCCAGGTTACCTTTGAGGATGAAGTAAAACCACAATATTATAAATTGCCAGTAATCAATTAA
- a CDS encoding histidine phosphatase family protein, with product MDKEIYIIRHGETDLNKQGIVQGRGINSDLNDTGKAQAAAFYEAYKNIPFDKVYTSELKRTHQTVKGFIDAGTPWEQLAGLDELAWGIWEGKPNDEHAITAFKGLMEAWEAGDYDAHFEGGESPNDVVRREQEALDVIKGAANEKTVLVCMHGRAMRLFLCLLTNKPISEMTEFPHQNTTLYKVELSGGQFVITEFNNTDHLK from the coding sequence ATGGATAAGGAAATATATATCATCAGACATGGTGAAACAGATTTAAACAAACAGGGAATAGTACAGGGCAGGGGCATCAACAGCGACCTGAATGATACCGGAAAGGCACAGGCGGCAGCTTTTTACGAAGCGTATAAAAACATACCTTTTGATAAAGTATATACCTCTGAATTAAAGCGTACACATCAGACAGTTAAAGGTTTTATTGATGCCGGTACCCCCTGGGAGCAACTGGCCGGACTGGATGAACTGGCCTGGGGGATATGGGAAGGTAAACCTAATGATGAACATGCCATTACTGCATTTAAAGGCCTGATGGAGGCTTGGGAAGCCGGCGATTATGATGCCCATTTTGAGGGGGGTGAAAGTCCAAATGATGTGGTTAGAAGAGAGCAGGAAGCGCTGGATGTTATTAAAGGGGCTGCAAATGAGAAAACCGTATTGGTTTGTATGCATGGCCGGGCTATGCGCTTGTTTTTATGCCTGCTTACCAATAAACCCATCTCCGAAATGACGGAGTTCCCCCATCAGAATACCACACTTTATAAAGTTGAACTTAGTGGAGGTCAGTTTGTGATCACTGAGTTTAACAATACCGATCATTTAAAATAA
- a CDS encoding menaquinone biosynthetic enzyme MqnA/MqnD family protein, translated as MNKIKISAVSYTNTKPFIYGIEHSALLDQIDLSLDIPTDCAAKLIDGQVDIGLIPVAAIPDVPNAHIVADYCIGSVGAVNSVFIFSKVPVAEIGTVKLDLHSRTSNHLAKVLLKFHFKQQVSYTTDQAAETDAIVLIGDRTFGRKEEFAYAYDMGQEWMNFTGLPFMYAAWVANKPIPQAFINDFNEALAFGLSKRKALLQELPEQANFDLEDYLLHKLDFELTAKKREALELFLMYITKL; from the coding sequence TTGAATAAGATTAAGATTTCTGCCGTTTCCTATACCAATACCAAGCCTTTTATTTATGGAATCGAACATTCAGCTTTGCTGGACCAGATTGACCTGAGTCTGGATATTCCTACAGATTGTGCAGCTAAATTAATTGACGGACAGGTAGATATAGGTCTGATTCCCGTAGCTGCAATACCTGATGTTCCTAACGCCCATATTGTAGCCGATTATTGTATTGGCTCGGTTGGGGCAGTAAATTCTGTGTTCATTTTTAGTAAGGTACCTGTTGCCGAGATCGGCACAGTAAAACTGGATCTCCATTCCAGGACCTCTAATCACCTGGCTAAAGTTTTACTGAAATTCCATTTTAAACAACAGGTAAGTTATACCACCGATCAGGCAGCAGAAACAGATGCCATCGTGTTGATTGGCGACCGTACCTTTGGGCGAAAAGAAGAATTTGCTTATGCCTACGATATGGGGCAGGAATGGATGAATTTTACAGGTTTGCCATTTATGTATGCCGCATGGGTAGCCAATAAGCCTATTCCGCAGGCTTTTATCAATGATTTTAATGAGGCCCTGGCCTTCGGCCTGTCCAAAAGGAAAGCACTTTTACAGGAATTGCCCGAGCAGGCGAATTTTGATCTGGAGGATTATCTGCTCCATAAACTGGATTTTGAGCTTACAGCCAAAAAACGTGAGGCACTGGAGCTCTTCCTGATGTACATTACAAAATTATAA
- the mutS gene encoding DNA mismatch repair protein MutS, which translates to MAKDHTKETPLMQQYNVIKAKYPGALLLFRVGDFYETFGEDAIKTSQILGIVLTRRGTGPNGALELAGFPHHSLDNYLSKLVRAGQRVAICDQLEDPKTTKTIVKRGVTELVTPGVAYNDNILNQKSNNYLAAVFFDKNTIGVSFADISTGEFHVAQGNAEYIDKLLQGFRPNEVVFQKTKRKEFLEAFGDKFYTYHLDDWAFTGDYANETLTKHFEVNSLKGFGVDRLQTGIVAAGVVLHYLNETEHRNLKHITSISRLEEDKYMWLDRFTIRNLELVSSANDNAVTLFEVLDQTSTPMGARLLHKWIIMPLKELKPIEERLGMVDFLVKHDALLQEFLSHIKQIGDLERLISKVGLQKVGPRELCQLKKALYHIEAVKNVAEASKNPFLSVLADQLNPCLSIREKLERELQQDPPALLIKGNVIADGIDEELDRLRKISFGGKDYLVEIQKREAAATGIPSLKVAFNNVFGYYLEVTHTHKDKVPADWIRKQTLVSAERYITPELKEYEEQILGAEEKIQQIEVKLYNELMYQVSTYIKPIQLNAFLIAQLDVLLCFAQLAVKNHYVKPEINKGKVLDIKGGRHPVIEQRLPVGEAYITNDVFLDNDTQQIIIITGPNMSGKSAILRQTGLIVLMGQMGCFVPAKAAAIGLVDKIFTRVGASDNLSSGESTFMVEMNETASILNNISDNSLILLDEIGRGTSTYDGISIAWAIAEFLHTHPTARPKTLFATHYHELNELATTMNRIRNFNVSIKELGNKVIFLRKLIPGGSEHSFGIHVAKMAGMPPKLINRANEILKKLEIDRTEGQSIKDSIKKVQNQAYQLHMFAVDDPILVKIRDMLNNLDVNVLTPVEALLKLDEIQRLIKQ; encoded by the coding sequence TTGGCTAAAGATCATACTAAGGAAACCCCGTTAATGCAACAGTACAATGTGATTAAGGCAAAGTACCCGGGTGCATTATTATTGTTCAGAGTTGGAGATTTTTATGAAACATTTGGTGAAGATGCCATTAAAACTTCCCAGATATTAGGCATTGTACTGACCAGGAGGGGAACTGGTCCCAACGGCGCATTGGAACTGGCAGGCTTTCCGCACCATTCTTTAGACAATTATCTTTCCAAGCTGGTACGGGCCGGCCAAAGAGTAGCCATATGCGATCAGCTGGAAGATCCCAAAACCACTAAAACAATTGTAAAAAGAGGCGTAACCGAGCTGGTCACTCCTGGAGTAGCCTATAATGACAATATTCTGAACCAGAAATCAAATAATTATCTGGCTGCGGTATTTTTTGACAAAAATACAATAGGGGTGTCTTTTGCAGATATTTCTACAGGAGAATTCCATGTCGCACAAGGCAATGCAGAGTATATTGATAAACTTTTACAAGGTTTCAGGCCCAATGAGGTTGTTTTTCAAAAGACCAAAAGAAAGGAATTCCTGGAGGCATTTGGGGATAAATTTTATACCTATCATCTGGACGACTGGGCCTTTACCGGCGATTATGCCAATGAAACGCTGACCAAACATTTTGAAGTAAATTCTTTAAAGGGTTTTGGGGTAGATAGACTGCAGACCGGTATTGTAGCTGCCGGAGTGGTATTACATTATTTAAATGAAACTGAACACCGCAACTTAAAGCACATCACCTCCATCTCCCGTTTGGAAGAGGATAAGTACATGTGGCTCGACCGCTTTACCATCCGTAACCTGGAACTCGTAAGTTCGGCCAATGACAATGCGGTAACGCTTTTTGAAGTGCTTGACCAAACCAGCACACCAATGGGTGCCCGTTTGCTGCACAAGTGGATCATTATGCCACTGAAGGAGTTGAAACCTATAGAAGAACGCCTGGGCATGGTTGATTTTCTGGTGAAACACGACGCGCTTTTACAGGAGTTCCTCTCGCACATCAAACAGATCGGCGATCTGGAAAGACTGATTTCCAAAGTGGGACTCCAAAAGGTAGGGCCAAGAGAGCTTTGCCAGCTTAAAAAAGCATTGTACCATATTGAAGCCGTTAAAAATGTCGCTGAAGCCTCAAAGAACCCCTTTTTATCGGTTCTTGCTGATCAGCTGAACCCTTGCTTAAGCATCCGCGAAAAGCTGGAAAGAGAATTACAGCAGGATCCGCCGGCATTATTGATCAAAGGCAACGTGATTGCCGATGGCATAGACGAGGAACTGGACAGGCTGCGAAAAATTTCTTTTGGAGGTAAGGATTATTTAGTGGAAATCCAGAAAAGGGAGGCTGCCGCAACGGGTATCCCATCTTTAAAAGTAGCCTTTAACAATGTTTTTGGCTATTACCTGGAAGTTACCCATACCCATAAGGATAAGGTGCCTGCCGACTGGATCAGGAAGCAGACACTGGTTAGTGCCGAGCGCTACATTACCCCCGAGCTGAAGGAGTATGAAGAGCAGATCCTGGGGGCAGAGGAAAAAATCCAGCAGATAGAAGTAAAGCTGTACAACGAACTGATGTACCAGGTAAGTACTTATATAAAACCCATCCAGCTGAATGCTTTTTTAATTGCCCAGCTGGATGTATTGCTTTGCTTTGCCCAACTGGCCGTTAAAAACCATTATGTAAAACCAGAGATCAATAAAGGCAAGGTACTCGACATCAAAGGGGGTAGACATCCGGTTATTGAACAGCGCCTGCCGGTGGGCGAGGCCTACATTACCAATGATGTGTTCCTGGATAACGATACCCAGCAGATCATCATCATTACCGGTCCCAATATGTCGGGTAAGTCGGCCATTTTACGCCAGACAGGCTTAATCGTGCTCATGGGGCAAATGGGTTGTTTTGTTCCTGCCAAGGCCGCTGCTATCGGACTGGTCGACAAGATCTTTACCCGCGTTGGGGCATCGGATAATTTGTCATCCGGAGAAAGTACGTTCATGGTAGAGATGAATGAAACCGCCAGTATCCTGAACAATATATCTGATAATAGTCTGATCCTGCTTGATGAAATCGGCCGGGGAACCAGTACTTATGACGGGATATCCATTGCCTGGGCCATTGCCGAGTTTTTACATACGCATCCAACGGCCAGGCCTAAAACGCTGTTTGCCACACATTATCACGAACTGAATGAGCTGGCAACTACCATGAACCGCATCAGGAACTTTAATGTATCTATTAAAGAACTGGGCAATAAAGTGATATTTTTAAGGAAACTCATCCCCGGGGGTAGCGAGCATAGCTTTGGTATCCACGTGGCTAAGATGGCAGGTATGCCACCTAAGCTGATCAACAGGGCCAACGAGATCTTAAAGAAACTCGAAATTGACCGAACAGAAGGCCAGAGCATTAAGGACAGCATTAAAAAAGTACAGAACCAGGCCTATCAGTTGCATATGTTTGCTGTAGACGACCCGATTTTAGTTAAAATAAGGGATATGCTGAACAACCTGGATGTAAACGTGCTGACACCCGTTGAGGCTTTGCTGAAGCTGGACGAGATACAGCGTTTAATTAAACAGTAA
- a CDS encoding C40 family peptidase, translating to MNISSLLSGKNRYSMLLLLLVALFFSACSSRRNTVKPGSTAAAKAADAMSHLKNRSLYKFITDWTGVQYRLGGLDKRGVDCSGFALLLQKDIYGNTLPRRSRDQADAVKEKSMGQLNEGDLIFFSFGGGAVDHVGVYLNNNYFVHASTTRGVVVDDLSLPAYQRAIVKAGSLKN from the coding sequence ATGAATATCAGTAGTTTATTATCCGGAAAAAACAGATACAGCATGCTGCTGCTGCTATTGGTTGCATTATTTTTTTCTGCCTGTAGTTCAAGACGGAATACGGTGAAGCCTGGCAGTACGGCTGCGGCCAAAGCTGCAGACGCCATGTCGCATTTAAAGAACAGGAGCCTGTATAAGTTTATAACCGATTGGACAGGTGTTCAGTATAGGTTGGGGGGACTGGATAAAAGGGGGGTCGACTGTTCCGGCTTTGCTTTATTGCTGCAAAAAGATATTTATGGCAATACCTTGCCCAGAAGGTCCAGGGACCAGGCTGATGCCGTGAAAGAAAAGAGTATGGGCCAGCTGAATGAGGGCGATCTGATCTTTTTTTCTTTCGGAGGCGGCGCAGTAGACCATGTTGGGGTTTACCTGAACAACAATTATTTTGTGCATGCCTCTACTACCAGGGGCGTTGTGGTCGACGATTTAAGTCTGCCTGCCTACCAAAGGGCTATTGTTAAGGCTGGATCTTTAAAAAACTAA